From Luteococcus japonicus, one genomic window encodes:
- a CDS encoding response regulator transcription factor, producing MTRVLIVEDEESYREATGYMLRKEGFEVSEAPDGAKGLAEFERVGADLVLLDLMMPGMPGTEVCRQLRTSSNVPIIMVTARDAEIDKVVGLELGADDYVTKPFSHRELVARIRAVLRRGQDQELVPELIEAGGVRMDVERHEVTVDGEPIRLALKEFELLELLLRNSGRVMTRGQLIDRIWGADYVGDTKTLDVHVKRLRAKIERDPSSPTLLVTVRGLGYKFEG from the coding sequence ATGACTCGCGTTTTGATCGTCGAGGACGAGGAGTCCTACCGCGAGGCCACCGGCTACATGCTCCGCAAGGAGGGCTTCGAGGTCAGCGAGGCGCCCGACGGTGCCAAGGGCCTGGCCGAGTTCGAGAGGGTCGGTGCAGACCTGGTGCTGCTGGACCTGATGATGCCGGGCATGCCCGGTACCGAGGTATGCCGCCAGCTGAGGACGAGCAGCAATGTGCCGATCATCATGGTCACGGCTCGCGACGCGGAGATCGACAAGGTGGTCGGCCTGGAACTGGGCGCCGACGACTATGTCACCAAGCCTTTCAGCCATCGGGAGCTGGTGGCGCGGATCCGGGCAGTGCTGCGTCGTGGTCAGGACCAGGAACTCGTTCCTGAGCTGATCGAGGCCGGGGGCGTGCGGATGGACGTGGAGCGCCACGAGGTCACCGTTGACGGGGAGCCGATCCGGCTGGCCCTCAAGGAGTTCGAGCTGCTGGAACTCTTGCTGCGCAATTCCGGGCGCGTGATGACCCGCGGACAACTGATCGACCGGATCTGGGGAGCCGACTACGTGGGCGACACCAAGACCCTGGACGTGCACGTGAAGCGCCTGCGGGCCAAGATCGAGCGCGACCCGTCCAGTCCGACGCTGCTCGTCACGGTGCGCGGGCTCGGATACAAGTTCGAGGGCTGA
- a CDS encoding sensor histidine kinase, whose amino-acid sequence MTALWILLGLALGLVLGIGVTWWWMRSLSRYEQVAQPEPTKPSVVEPQVVEVVNLLRSAALVIGPHDEVLHSNPQARTLGICRGDRVVIAEVLEQIRAVRRQQEPVVFDTEVGRGIGAPSLHLNVRVSPLGDRQVLVLADDRTPLLRVDETRRDFVANVGHELKTPIGAVRLLAEAVETAADDPEAVRHFAARMQRESARLGELVTQIIDLSRLQADDPMLRAEFVQVGDILDDALARSRELATKRAVNLVRTGDEEFTVLGDRTQLTDALANLVTNAIVYSDEKARVAITTSLVDEDGDNFVEVSVADNGIGISDENQQRIFERFYRVDYGRSRDNGGTGLGLSIVKHIAAVHGGTVNVWSKLGQGSTFTIRLPLQPSTLESERLS is encoded by the coding sequence ATGACTGCCCTCTGGATACTGCTCGGCCTCGCGCTGGGTCTGGTGCTGGGGATCGGTGTCACCTGGTGGTGGATGCGTTCACTGTCCCGTTACGAGCAGGTGGCCCAACCTGAGCCGACGAAGCCGTCCGTCGTGGAGCCCCAGGTCGTGGAGGTGGTGAACCTGCTGCGTTCCGCCGCCCTGGTGATCGGCCCGCATGACGAGGTGCTGCACAGCAATCCACAGGCCCGCACGCTCGGCATCTGCCGCGGGGACCGCGTGGTCATCGCCGAGGTGCTCGAGCAGATCCGCGCCGTGCGCCGCCAGCAGGAACCGGTCGTCTTCGACACCGAGGTGGGTCGCGGCATCGGGGCCCCGTCGCTGCACCTCAACGTGCGGGTCTCCCCGTTGGGGGACCGGCAGGTCCTGGTGCTGGCCGATGACCGCACGCCACTGCTGCGCGTCGACGAGACCCGCCGTGACTTCGTGGCCAATGTCGGCCACGAGCTCAAGACCCCGATCGGGGCGGTCCGGCTGTTGGCGGAGGCCGTGGAGACCGCCGCCGATGATCCCGAAGCCGTGCGTCACTTCGCCGCCCGGATGCAGCGCGAGTCCGCGCGCCTGGGCGAGCTGGTCACCCAGATCATTGACCTGTCGCGCCTCCAGGCGGACGACCCGATGTTGCGTGCAGAGTTCGTCCAGGTGGGCGACATCCTCGACGATGCCCTGGCCCGCAGCCGGGAGCTGGCCACCAAGCGCGCGGTGAATCTCGTCCGCACGGGCGACGAGGAGTTCACAGTGCTGGGGGACCGCACCCAGCTCACCGACGCGCTGGCCAACCTGGTGACCAATGCCATCGTCTACTCCGATGAGAAGGCACGTGTGGCCATCACCACGTCGCTCGTCGACGAGGACGGCGACAATTTCGTCGAGGTCAGCGTTGCCGACAACGGCATCGGGATCAGCGACGAGAACCAGCAGCGCATCTTCGAACGCTTCTACCGTGTGGACTACGGACGGAGCCGGGACAATGGCGGCACCGGACTGGGGCTGTCCATCGTGAAGCACATCGCCGCCGTGCACGGCGGCACGGTCAATGTCTGGAGCAAGCTCGGACAGGGCTCCACCTTCACCATCCGGCTGCCCCTGCAGCCCTCAACGTTGGAATCGGAAAGGTTGTCATGA